In Treponema sp. OMZ 798, the following proteins share a genomic window:
- a CDS encoding TrkH family potassium uptake protein has product MKALQYIRIIFMILAIISISFIIPIGTAIYENEAYLIPSFLIPTAFIFAIAAVFFFFLRNKKVRLSISGGIILVATAWISAGILGALPLFISGVIPNFADALFESVSGFTTTGATILTNVEACPMTMHVWRTQMHWLGGMGIVALTVALFPLLGVGGFHLIKSETTGPDKGKVTAKITHTAKALWFIYLGMTIVQIILLMLAGLPFLEALCHTFASLGTGGFSTRNASVGAFNSPAVEIICAVFMILAGVNFSLYFHLFTGHPEEFFHNSELKAYLKIVFISTVLIAVSVYPIYGLGGGFRQSFFQVASVITTTGFSTADYNAWPEFAKMVLFFLMFVGGCSGSTAGSIKVIRWLILQKQAGMEAKRLLSPHGVFGIQLNNRPGRKDIVYSVAGFMFCYFLLTLITALVAAADGADLLSGFTASLALIGNIGPGFGRVGPAGNFAFFSSPVKIFFSFVMLAGRLELYTMIIYFMPAFWKR; this is encoded by the coding sequence ATGAAAGCACTCCAATATATCCGAATTATTTTTATGATTCTAGCAATAATTTCCATAAGCTTTATAATTCCGATTGGAACAGCCATTTATGAAAATGAAGCTTATTTGATTCCGTCTTTTTTAATCCCTACAGCCTTTATCTTTGCAATTGCAGCAGTTTTTTTCTTTTTTTTGAGAAACAAAAAAGTAAGACTTTCGATTTCGGGCGGTATAATATTGGTTGCAACAGCATGGATATCTGCCGGCATTCTGGGAGCACTGCCTCTTTTTATTTCAGGCGTAATACCCAACTTCGCAGATGCCCTCTTTGAATCGGTATCGGGTTTTACAACAACGGGAGCAACAATTCTTACTAACGTCGAAGCCTGCCCAATGACAATGCACGTATGGCGCACCCAGATGCACTGGCTTGGAGGCATGGGAATAGTAGCCCTAACCGTTGCCCTCTTTCCGCTATTAGGTGTCGGCGGTTTTCACCTGATCAAAAGTGAAACAACCGGCCCCGACAAGGGAAAGGTAACGGCAAAAATAACCCACACGGCAAAGGCTCTTTGGTTTATCTATCTTGGAATGACCATAGTGCAGATAATCCTTTTGATGCTCGCAGGTCTTCCATTTCTTGAAGCCCTCTGCCACACCTTCGCATCTTTGGGTACTGGAGGTTTTTCAACAAGAAATGCAAGCGTCGGTGCCTTCAACTCCCCGGCCGTCGAAATCATTTGCGCCGTCTTTATGATCTTAGCCGGTGTAAACTTCAGCCTTTATTTTCACCTGTTTACAGGCCATCCGGAAGAGTTTTTCCATAACTCGGAACTAAAAGCCTATCTTAAAATAGTATTTATATCAACCGTTTTAATTGCCGTTTCTGTCTATCCTATTTACGGCCTCGGAGGGGGATTCAGGCAAAGCTTTTTTCAAGTTGCCTCAGTAATAACTACAACCGGCTTTTCAACGGCCGACTATAACGCATGGCCCGAATTCGCAAAAATGGTTCTGTTTTTTTTGATGTTTGTCGGAGGCTGCTCAGGTTCAACGGCAGGAAGTATAAAGGTTATCCGCTGGCTCATCCTGCAAAAACAAGCAGGAATGGAAGCAAAAAGGCTTTTAAGTCCCCACGGCGTTTTCGGTATTCAGCTTAATAACAGGCCGGGGAGAAAGGACATAGTATACAGCGTTGCAGGCTTTATGTTTTGTTACTTTCTTTTAACCCTTATTACAGCCCTGGTTGCAGCCGCAGACGGAGCTGACCTATTAAGCGGATTTACGGCTTCTCTAGCCCTTATAGGCAACATTGGCCCGGGATTCGGCAGGGTAGGCCCTGCGGGTAACTTTGCATTTTTTTCATCGCCTGTGAAGATCTTCTTTTCTTTTGTAATGTTGGCAGGCCGCTTGGAGTTGTACACAATGATAATCTATTTTATGCCGGCCTTTTGGAAAAGATAA
- the trkA gene encoding Trk system potassium transporter TrkA: MKVIIVGGGVTGTELARRLIRKKHDVVLIERDEETARHAANRLDCMVVQAAGNDTQILLDAGIKKADAMIAVTDSDELNMIICGIAESLAPEVIKIARVRNEDYVKALNFSEERTLGINALVYPDEEAALAVIQAIEHGAVSDILSFENSSYELTRFNVCEKSTLDGLAVFDIRKYVDIPFIVVSVEQNGKNKIPSGDTILTAGTRVSILTKPEHIKKFYELSGFGTQEFKKIALVGMGRIGKSVAEYLLKNSKGKSFLSKLLPANLNQKWKISIIETNDKKAKEVAAEFPEASIYKADVTDESFVDEIGLDSFDLVICTTPNYEFNMIACAYLKTLGVYKTISLVQSAVLENVAYKIGVDVAVSFKDVVVDSIMSHLVSENVTSVHTMGDGKLEIIELQVSEKSPVLGQKLKDISQHGVYLVLLVTDKYGEQIPTGDTEVEAGDKIVFIVKSSRSDEIIKMFGGN; this comes from the coding sequence ATGAAAGTAATTATAGTAGGCGGCGGTGTTACCGGAACCGAATTAGCCCGCAGGCTTATAAGAAAAAAACATGATGTTGTTTTAATAGAAAGAGATGAAGAAACGGCACGCCATGCAGCAAACAGACTTGACTGTATGGTTGTACAAGCTGCAGGAAACGATACACAGATCCTATTGGATGCAGGAATAAAAAAAGCCGATGCCATGATAGCCGTAACCGATTCGGATGAACTCAATATGATAATCTGCGGCATTGCTGAAAGTCTCGCCCCTGAAGTTATAAAAATAGCCAGAGTACGCAATGAAGATTATGTAAAGGCTCTAAACTTTTCAGAAGAAAGAACCCTAGGTATCAATGCTCTCGTTTACCCCGACGAAGAAGCAGCCCTTGCAGTTATACAAGCGATTGAACACGGAGCTGTCAGCGATATCCTATCTTTTGAAAATTCAAGTTACGAGCTTACACGCTTTAATGTTTGCGAAAAAAGCACTCTGGACGGCCTTGCCGTGTTCGATATCAGAAAATATGTAGACATACCTTTCATTGTTGTAAGCGTGGAGCAAAACGGAAAAAATAAGATCCCATCAGGAGATACTATTTTAACGGCAGGAACTAGAGTTTCGATTTTAACAAAGCCGGAGCATATAAAAAAATTCTATGAGCTGTCAGGCTTTGGAACTCAAGAATTTAAAAAAATTGCCTTAGTCGGAATGGGACGCATAGGAAAAAGCGTTGCAGAATACCTGCTTAAAAACTCAAAAGGCAAGTCCTTTCTTTCAAAACTTTTACCGGCAAACTTAAATCAAAAATGGAAAATCTCCATTATAGAAACTAATGATAAAAAAGCGAAGGAAGTAGCAGCCGAATTCCCCGAAGCCTCGATCTATAAGGCTGATGTTACAGACGAATCCTTTGTAGACGAAATAGGGCTTGACTCATTCGACTTAGTAATATGCACAACACCGAACTATGAATTTAATATGATTGCCTGTGCCTACCTAAAAACTCTTGGCGTTTATAAAACCATATCCCTCGTTCAAAGCGCCGTACTTGAAAATGTTGCATATAAGATAGGTGTCGATGTTGCAGTTTCTTTTAAGGATGTAGTTGTAGACTCTATTATGAGTCATCTTGTAAGCGAAAATGTAACAAGCGTTCATACAATGGGTGACGGGAAACTTGAAATAATAGAATTGCAAGTATCCGAAAAAAGCCCTGTTCTCGGACAAAAACTAAAAGATATATCTCAACATGGAGTATATCTTGTTCTTCTTGTTACAGATAAATACGGCGAACAGATTCCTACCGGCGATACAGAAGTCGAAGCCGGAGATAAGATTGTCTTTATAGTAAAATCTTCGCGAAGCGATGAAATTATAAAAATGTTCGGAGGCAATTAA
- a CDS encoding PD-(D/E)XK nuclease family protein — protein sequence MNLIEQTIKTYGRDLKNVFVFPSRIASRLWFQKSLGITGLGTVPSENYMSWDGFKESCLVSKASSLSPVSNTVRRIFSQYISRVNSEKAKDGTPLFKSLIPESYAETGTVFSEWIAGVLPQLDHFEKRYADKGADFLEDDEMKDYILLKNEYADFLKKNSLFEPSWVSSEFYSYQKKYIIIYPELMEDFAEHAELLDLQKDIIYVPCPKFNQKENSIDVYKNSRSELKNTVLQIEKLLGEGVRADEIAVSVPDIENYAAYIKREFYLRGVPAEFRSGFKLGLEQAGKLFSLIYDCVQNNFAFEFMKPIVLNKHIPWQDAAGAEALIDYGVKNNCAVSWKENKEDRIYKNIWIESFKINYEKDEAELEQKKKARDWFYSFYYAVNRICQSKTFNDLQKNYFLFRKDLIDETRFSEKDNAILGRCISCLQELLYLEDKFEAYMPSDRFKFFISELDKAIYVPQNTGLAVSIFPYRVAAATPFAHHFILNCSQEHTNIIYNKLSFLRKDKREALGVYETDASAHFFEAYTASPNTVFSFSPHNFNSYLIINNLFEISEEEEIKNTERINKKIKELKPYDSFLLDYTFDTKNELKKNSAVYKIQKNAALAFSALKTKKYFSYLKTPYDKISEELNSFIEENLFKDGALKLSQTDLKIFTECPVLWFLEKVLSVFSENYDAGIFDARNIGNLSHNVLEALYKEIGSTDKIFNSANLDKYVERASLIFDDIAEKSMDFRGALAKPFIQSLKRRVLEAVNFVLKSDASLLDGYAPKWVEEWIEIENEGILYRGKIDRASFPQDERSGIIIDYKTNNMPAYSSYGKKNSNTEDIELTDFQIPMYIFLAESKLRRDTKKENFETIEHAWFLSFVQQKINKVVNDNEVVPVTRAGSERTREDFQSSIDAFIREAEKFAEMVKTRDFTKPSSVSFETCSSCGFKHICRTAYSVK from the coding sequence ATGAACTTAATAGAACAAACAATAAAGACCTATGGCAGGGATTTAAAAAATGTTTTTGTATTTCCTTCGAGGATTGCTTCAAGGCTGTGGTTTCAAAAATCTCTTGGTATTACCGGATTGGGAACCGTTCCTTCGGAAAATTATATGTCATGGGACGGCTTTAAGGAATCTTGCCTTGTTTCGAAAGCCTCGTCTTTAAGTCCTGTATCAAATACGGTGCGGAGAATTTTTTCCCAATACATAAGCCGCGTTAATTCCGAAAAAGCAAAAGACGGGACACCTTTGTTTAAGTCTCTTATTCCTGAAAGCTATGCCGAAACCGGTACCGTATTTTCAGAATGGATTGCAGGGGTTTTGCCTCAGCTTGATCACTTTGAAAAACGCTATGCCGATAAGGGGGCGGATTTTTTGGAAGATGACGAAATGAAGGACTATATTCTTTTAAAAAATGAGTATGCCGATTTTTTAAAAAAGAATTCTTTGTTTGAGCCTTCTTGGGTTTCTTCCGAATTTTATTCATATCAAAAAAAATATATTATTATTTACCCCGAATTGATGGAAGATTTTGCCGAACATGCAGAACTTTTAGATTTACAGAAAGATATTATCTATGTTCCATGTCCTAAATTCAATCAAAAAGAAAATTCGATTGATGTTTATAAAAATTCCAGGAGCGAGTTAAAAAATACTGTCTTACAAATTGAAAAACTTCTCGGTGAGGGGGTGAGAGCGGATGAGATTGCCGTAAGTGTACCCGATATTGAAAACTATGCAGCTTATATAAAAAGAGAATTTTATCTTAGAGGTGTGCCGGCAGAATTCCGTTCAGGGTTTAAATTAGGACTTGAACAGGCGGGTAAACTTTTTTCTCTTATTTATGATTGCGTACAAAATAATTTTGCCTTTGAATTTATGAAGCCCATAGTTTTAAATAAACATATTCCGTGGCAGGATGCGGCAGGTGCTGAAGCCTTAATAGATTACGGCGTAAAAAATAATTGTGCCGTATCATGGAAAGAAAATAAAGAAGATAGGATTTATAAAAATATTTGGATTGAATCTTTTAAAATAAACTATGAAAAAGACGAAGCCGAGCTTGAACAAAAGAAAAAAGCAAGGGATTGGTTTTATAGTTTTTATTATGCCGTAAATAGAATTTGTCAATCTAAAACATTTAACGATTTACAAAAAAATTACTTTTTGTTTAGAAAAGATTTGATAGATGAAACTCGTTTTTCCGAAAAAGATAATGCAATCTTAGGCCGCTGTATTTCTTGTCTTCAAGAACTTTTATATTTGGAAGATAAGTTTGAAGCCTACATGCCGTCCGATAGGTTTAAGTTTTTTATTTCGGAATTGGATAAGGCTATCTATGTTCCGCAAAATACAGGTCTTGCCGTAAGTATATTCCCCTACAGGGTTGCAGCGGCAACGCCTTTTGCTCATCATTTTATTTTAAATTGCAGTCAAGAGCATACAAACATTATTTACAATAAACTTTCGTTTTTGCGAAAGGATAAAAGGGAAGCCTTAGGTGTTTATGAAACCGATGCATCCGCTCATTTTTTTGAAGCTTATACCGCATCGCCCAATACCGTTTTTAGTTTTAGTCCTCACAATTTTAATTCGTATTTAATTATAAATAATCTTTTTGAAATTTCTGAAGAGGAAGAAATTAAAAATACCGAAAGGATAAATAAAAAAATAAAAGAATTAAAACCCTACGATTCTTTTTTACTCGATTATACCTTCGATACAAAAAATGAATTGAAAAAGAATTCAGCGGTATATAAAATTCAAAAAAATGCGGCCCTTGCTTTTTCGGCATTAAAAACAAAAAAATATTTTTCTTATTTAAAAACTCCGTATGATAAAATTAGTGAAGAATTAAATTCCTTTATCGAAGAAAATTTATTTAAGGACGGAGCTCTTAAATTAAGTCAAACCGATTTAAAAATTTTTACCGAGTGTCCTGTTTTATGGTTTTTAGAAAAAGTGCTTTCCGTTTTTTCGGAAAATTACGATGCAGGTATTTTTGATGCGAGAAATATCGGCAACCTTTCTCACAATGTTTTAGAAGCCCTTTATAAAGAAATAGGTTCAACGGATAAGATTTTTAATTCTGCAAATTTGGATAAGTATGTTGAAAGAGCCTCTTTAATATTTGATGATATTGCAGAAAAATCCATGGACTTTAGAGGTGCTTTGGCGAAGCCCTTTATTCAATCCTTAAAAAGAAGGGTTTTGGAAGCCGTTAACTTTGTTTTAAAAAGCGATGCTTCTCTTTTGGACGGCTATGCTCCCAAATGGGTAGAAGAATGGATTGAAATAGAAAATGAGGGTATTTTGTATCGGGGAAAAATTGACAGGGCTTCTTTTCCCCAAGATGAAAGGAGCGGTATAATTATAGATTATAAAACAAATAATATGCCGGCATACTCTTCATATGGTAAAAAAAATTCAAATACGGAAGATATAGAATTAACCGATTTTCAAATACCCATGTATATCTTTTTAGCAGAATCCAAATTAAGACGGGATACAAAAAAAGAAAATTTTGAAACTATAGAACATGCATGGTTTTTAAGTTTTGTGCAGCAAAAAATAAATAAGGTTGTAAACGATAATGAGGTTGTTCCAGTTACGCGTGCCGGCTCTGAAAGAACACGGGAAGATTTTCAATCTTCAATCGATGCATTTATCAGAGAGGCTGAAAAGTTTGCAGAAATGGTGAAAACCCGAGATTTTACAAAGCCATCTTCCGTTTCATTTGAAACATGCAGTTCATGCGGTTTCAAACATATTTGCAGAACAGCTTATTCAGTTAAGTAA
- a CDS encoding exodeoxyribonuclease V subunit beta codes for MNDYIKNIMDSLNENQRNAVTVEKNSVIAAGAGSGKTKVLAARYVYFVVEKGVSVEKIIALTFTEKAAAEMHKRIYNELKKIDHPNAKTAIEKFHLAKISTIDSFCNWIAKTACRNFGISPDFTIDNAESEMLAYRIGLDFFLKMRADKTMQFFLADNGIDDFVAGLFARLLSNYVLISKPIDFKKSLEAQIKYHAEEERKALSECFDVFEFIKENDPSKNFTEEAVSAYSSLSYFPESVKDEAFLKLLPIVDKISKTAKGRGNDAVKEIKEKLKGIYEKLVCIYNFEYSREYLVPFFAMLEELQKEYIYEKKQRGLLTFSDVSQLAVDVLIKDVDLRNFYKNNAEIIMIDEFQDNNSLQRDLLFLIAEKLERSEKSIPSPQELCPNKLFFVGDEKQSIYAFRGADVSVFRKLADDISDKERLAATRLLINYRTEPSLINLFNTIFSKVFYSEINRPLEKESSVPAYEAEYVPTETRAPIKEVEPKIEIMFFDKKRFNALEDSSEFLNPVETEAFYLAKRILELHNQGFKIRDGKNARPCSWNDFAVLLRASTKQSVYERVFRNLSIPYRSVQQRGLFNDAPINDIYAMLKIIAYPSDKKTYAQVLHSPFVNIDDDAFAVLLLNFTRAFDSPLAEKLNGKNKEAYLRGCGLFARLNELVLTMTSAELVTYLWYDEAYRYFLLTNEENHHYIDLYDYLFELACQADINGLTFSQFVDSLASHIEDNERLDDMELPLDDEKDSVRFLTVHKSKGLEFPIVIVPDCGNRGIPEKKEGLVFYNEDMGPVLYSPNAYCLSAKPGNLIFESLRDEANAKLVAETKRLLYVAATRAESYLIMSGVYNYLQDEDSTNKDSEYSSENPRSLEDIKAMLKISDKTISFFELLLPALPNEHKDIIFNEILPIERQNLFNNLKKERREKINFQKLFASYKVKEFNLAEKRIMTATGLAHEVNKKRGEESVYSFISEKDKLPNSSKNMDEQKEFTAAELGTLAHSLIEARLLNKEFVYPKGYSETERKKIYAWADNFFNSDMYALVKDAEYLKSEYGFLTEYEGQLVSGQIDLLFKKEKAVYVVDYKTDEIENPEAHLTQLKIYKKAAFDLTKTEVKTFIFYLKTGHCVELETDNEYLHKFPM; via the coding sequence ATGAATGATTATATAAAAAATATAATGGATAGTTTAAATGAAAATCAGAGAAATGCGGTAACTGTTGAAAAAAATTCGGTAATTGCAGCCGGAGCCGGATCGGGAAAAACAAAGGTGCTGGCTGCCCGTTATGTTTATTTTGTTGTTGAAAAGGGAGTAAGTGTAGAAAAAATAATAGCCCTAACCTTTACCGAAAAGGCTGCTGCAGAGATGCACAAAAGAATTTATAACGAATTAAAAAAAATAGATCATCCGAATGCAAAAACAGCTATCGAAAAATTTCATCTTGCTAAGATTTCGACAATAGATTCTTTTTGTAATTGGATAGCAAAGACTGCATGCAGGAACTTCGGTATTTCCCCTGATTTTACTATTGATAATGCCGAGTCCGAAATGTTGGCTTATCGTATAGGTTTGGATTTCTTTTTAAAAATGCGGGCCGACAAAACCATGCAATTTTTTTTAGCGGATAATGGAATAGATGATTTTGTTGCAGGCCTTTTTGCAAGATTATTAAGCAATTATGTTTTGATTTCAAAACCTATTGATTTTAAAAAAAGTTTAGAGGCTCAAATAAAATATCATGCTGAAGAAGAAAGAAAAGCCTTGTCCGAATGTTTTGATGTTTTTGAATTTATAAAAGAAAATGATCCTTCTAAAAATTTTACTGAAGAAGCTGTAAGTGCATATTCGAGTCTTTCTTATTTTCCTGAATCGGTAAAAGATGAAGCCTTTCTTAAACTGCTTCCTATTGTCGATAAAATTTCTAAAACGGCAAAAGGTAGAGGAAACGATGCCGTAAAGGAAATAAAAGAGAAATTAAAAGGCATATATGAAAAACTTGTGTGTATTTATAATTTTGAGTACTCGCGGGAGTACTTAGTTCCTTTTTTTGCCATGCTTGAAGAGCTTCAAAAAGAGTATATATATGAAAAAAAACAAAGAGGCCTTTTAACTTTTTCGGATGTGTCGCAGCTCGCCGTGGACGTTTTGATAAAGGATGTGGACTTGCGGAACTTTTATAAAAACAATGCAGAAATTATAATGATAGACGAGTTTCAGGATAACAATAGTCTGCAAAGAGACTTACTCTTTTTAATTGCCGAAAAACTTGAACGTTCCGAAAAATCTATTCCATCTCCTCAGGAACTTTGTCCGAATAAATTGTTTTTTGTAGGTGATGAAAAGCAGTCGATTTATGCTTTTAGAGGGGCTGATGTTTCCGTGTTCCGAAAACTTGCAGACGATATTTCGGATAAGGAAAGGCTTGCCGCTACAAGGCTTCTAATAAATTACCGTACGGAACCTTCTCTTATAAATTTATTTAATACAATATTTTCCAAAGTTTTTTATTCCGAGATAAATAGGCCCTTGGAAAAAGAATCATCCGTTCCCGCCTATGAAGCGGAATATGTTCCGACTGAAACGAGGGCGCCGATAAAAGAAGTTGAACCGAAAATTGAAATAATGTTTTTTGATAAAAAAAGATTTAATGCCCTAGAAGATTCAAGTGAGTTTCTTAATCCTGTAGAAACGGAAGCCTTTTATCTTGCAAAAAGAATTTTAGAATTACATAATCAAGGTTTTAAGATTAGAGACGGGAAAAATGCAAGACCTTGTTCATGGAACGATTTTGCAGTCTTGCTTAGGGCATCGACAAAACAGAGCGTTTATGAAAGAGTTTTCCGAAACTTAAGTATCCCCTATAGGAGTGTGCAACAGAGGGGCTTATTCAACGATGCCCCTATAAACGATATTTATGCTATGCTTAAAATTATAGCCTATCCTTCGGATAAAAAAACTTATGCGCAAGTTTTACATTCTCCTTTTGTAAATATCGATGATGATGCCTTTGCCGTCTTGCTTTTAAATTTTACAAGGGCCTTTGATAGTCCTTTAGCGGAAAAATTAAACGGAAAAAATAAAGAAGCATATTTGCGTGGCTGTGGCTTATTTGCAAGACTGAATGAGCTTGTTTTAACAATGACTTCTGCCGAATTAGTTACATATCTTTGGTATGATGAAGCTTACAGATACTTTTTATTGACCAATGAAGAAAATCATCATTACATAGATTTGTATGATTATCTTTTTGAGCTTGCCTGCCAAGCCGATATAAACGGATTAACTTTTTCTCAGTTTGTAGACTCTCTCGCTTCTCATATCGAAGATAATGAAAGACTTGATGATATGGAGCTTCCCTTGGATGATGAAAAAGACTCTGTGAGATTTTTGACTGTGCATAAGAGCAAGGGTTTGGAGTTTCCCATTGTTATAGTCCCCGATTGCGGTAACAGGGGTATCCCCGAAAAAAAAGAAGGTCTTGTTTTTTATAATGAAGATATGGGTCCTGTTTTGTATTCACCGAATGCTTATTGTTTGTCGGCGAAGCCCGGTAATCTTATTTTTGAGTCTTTACGCGATGAGGCTAATGCAAAACTTGTTGCCGAAACCAAGAGGCTTCTTTATGTTGCGGCTACAAGGGCAGAGTCCTATTTAATAATGAGCGGTGTGTACAATTATCTGCAAGATGAAGATTCAACAAATAAAGATAGCGAGTATTCATCTGAAAATCCGCGAAGTCTTGAAGATATAAAGGCTATGCTTAAAATTTCGGATAAGACTATAAGTTTTTTTGAATTGCTCCTACCTGCTCTTCCTAATGAACATAAAGATATTATCTTTAATGAAATTTTACCGATTGAAAGACAAAATTTATTTAATAATTTAAAAAAAGAACGAAGAGAAAAAATAAATTTTCAAAAGCTTTTTGCTTCTTATAAAGTAAAAGAATTTAATCTTGCAGAAAAAAGGATAATGACTGCCACAGGCCTTGCTCATGAGGTAAACAAAAAGAGGGGAGAAGAATCTGTTTATTCTTTTATTTCCGAAAAAGATAAGCTGCCTAACTCTTCTAAAAATATGGATGAACAAAAAGAATTTACTGCTGCCGAGCTTGGAACTCTTGCACACTCTTTAATCGAAGCCCGCCTTTTAAATAAGGAATTTGTTTATCCAAAAGGATACTCCGAAACCGAAAGGAAAAAGATTTATGCTTGGGCCGATAATTTTTTTAATTCGGATATGTATGCTCTTGTCAAGGATGCCGAATACTTAAAAAGCGAATACGGCTTTTTAACTGAGTATGAGGGGCAGCTTGTAAGCGGACAGATCGACCTTCTTTTTAAAAAAGAGAAAGCAGTCTATGTTGTCGATTATAAAACAGACGAAATAGAAAATCCTGAAGCACACTTAACTCAGCTGAAAATTTATAAAAAAGCCGCCTTCGATCTTACAAAAACAGAAGTGAAAACATTTATCTTCTATTTAAAAACAGGACACTGTGTTGAGCTTGAGACAGACAATGAATATCTACATAAATTTCCGATGTAG
- the ptsP gene encoding phosphoenolpyruvate--protein phosphotransferase, producing the protein MKKLNGLIASDGLAAGPLYCVMEQPETVIPSYSISENEIASQKSRLAGAVEKAKNELSELISSSSDVEKSENDKTGEDIISTHILMLSDTAFLDSVFADIEKTRMNAESVLKRKLDETVAMLKSAGDEYLSARAVDIQDAFESVFVHLLKQGPRDSRFTKVPKGAIIAAKLIKPSEALLVKNAGVSGIIMEEGGVTSHISIMARAWDIPMLVGVKDCMDFARTNMPAALDADGGFVLFNPSKALIKEYEVRIEKRRAEIKELLEAQKNYTERLSITTKDGVKVSVNANIAFPEEIENKFVTVSNGIGLFRSEFLFLEDGKIPDEDTQFEAYKKVVEAMGKKPVVIRTFDVGADKMIDEQETLREKNPLLGWRAVRYCIDRKEVFKTQIKAILRAGVFGNVFLLIPMISNIEEIIEVKKIIEECKLECNAAGKKIIDKVNVGIMVEVPSTAVAADLYAPHLDFFSIGTNDLIQYTMAADRENTKVAYLANYFEPAVLRLIKNVIDAQRFIKEQEGHLVSMCGEMASHEDAAFLLLGMGLRHFSMPAGKILKMQKFMQSVNVKDAEALYEEIKTLNSAAEIKEKVEKTLEKYYAEK; encoded by the coding sequence ATGAAAAAACTTAACGGACTCATAGCTTCCGACGGTTTAGCCGCCGGGCCCTTATATTGTGTGATGGAGCAGCCTGAAACGGTTATTCCCTCTTATTCCATATCCGAAAATGAAATCGCTTCGCAAAAATCAAGATTGGCCGGAGCCGTCGAAAAGGCAAAAAACGAGCTTTCCGAATTAATCTCTTCATCTTCGGATGTGGAAAAAAGCGAAAACGACAAAACCGGCGAAGATATTATCTCTACCCACATTCTTATGTTGTCGGATACGGCATTTTTGGATTCCGTTTTTGCCGATATCGAAAAAACAAGAATGAATGCCGAGTCCGTTTTAAAAAGAAAATTGGACGAAACCGTTGCGATGTTAAAATCAGCCGGGGATGAGTACCTGAGTGCAAGAGCTGTGGATATTCAGGATGCCTTTGAATCCGTCTTTGTCCATCTTCTCAAACAGGGGCCGAGGGATTCAAGATTTACAAAGGTTCCCAAGGGTGCGATTATTGCGGCCAAACTGATAAAGCCCTCTGAAGCCCTCTTGGTCAAAAACGCGGGAGTAAGCGGTATAATCATGGAAGAAGGCGGAGTTACCAGCCATATCTCGATTATGGCCCGCGCTTGGGATATCCCAATGCTTGTGGGCGTAAAAGATTGTATGGATTTTGCCAGAACAAATATGCCTGCAGCCCTCGATGCGGACGGCGGCTTTGTTTTGTTTAACCCTTCCAAAGCCCTCATAAAAGAATATGAGGTCCGTATCGAAAAAAGAAGGGCTGAAATTAAGGAGCTTTTGGAAGCTCAAAAAAACTATACCGAGCGGCTTTCGATCACAACAAAGGACGGAGTTAAGGTTTCGGTAAATGCAAACATTGCCTTCCCCGAAGAAATCGAAAATAAATTCGTTACCGTCTCGAACGGCATAGGCCTTTTCCGCTCCGAGTTTTTATTTTTAGAGGACGGAAAAATCCCCGATGAAGATACTCAATTTGAAGCCTATAAAAAAGTTGTTGAAGCCATGGGCAAAAAGCCCGTAGTTATCCGCACCTTTGATGTGGGCGCCGACAAGATGATTGACGAACAAGAAACCTTGCGCGAAAAAAATCCTCTTCTCGGATGGCGGGCAGTCCGCTATTGTATAGACAGAAAAGAGGTGTTTAAAACCCAAATCAAGGCCATCCTAAGAGCCGGAGTATTCGGAAACGTTTTTCTTTTAATTCCTATGATTTCAAACATTGAAGAAATTATCGAAGTAAAAAAAATAATTGAAGAATGTAAACTCGAATGTAATGCTGCCGGAAAAAAAATAATTGACAAGGTCAATGTAGGAATCATGGTTGAAGTTCCATCCACGGCTGTAGCTGCCGACCTCTATGCTCCGCATCTGGATTTCTTTTCTATCGGAACAAACGATCTTATTCAATACACAATGGCCGCAGACAGGGAAAACACGAAGGTTGCCTATCTTGCAAACTATTTTGAACCGGCTGTCCTGCGCCTTATCAAAAACGTTATCGATGCACAAAGGTTTATAAAGGAGCAGGAAGGGCATTTGGTTTCGATGTGCGGAGAAATGGCCTCGCATGAAGATGCGGCCTTTTTGCTTTTAGGAATGGGCTTGAGGCATTTTAGTATGCCTGCCGGAAAAATTTTAAAAATGCAAAAGTTTATGCAGTCGGTAAATGTCAAGGATGCGGAAGCCCTATACGAAGAAATTAAAACTTTAAACTCTGCAGCTGAAATAAAAGAAAAGGTAGAAAAAACATTGGAGAAATATTATGCCGAAAAATAA